A genome region from Blautia coccoides includes the following:
- the iolG gene encoding inositol 2-dehydrogenase, translating to MKAGIIGAGRIGKVHAKNISMFVPEVEIKTVADPFMNEETEKFLRKCGVQNVTKNAEDIFQDEEIEAVLICSSTDTHSKYIIEAARAGKHIFCEKPIDYDLDKVREAIQTAEDAGVKLQIGFCRRFDHNHRGVYDMVQSGRVGKVQMIKISSRDPEPPAIEYVKVSGGIFYDMMIHDFDMARFLAGGAEVTEVMAAGSVLIDPAIGEAGDVDTAVVVLKFDNGIIATIDNSRKAVYGYDQRVEVFGSEGCARNENDVPNTVKLSDAVGTSCENTYKVMWDRYTGAFVSEIQAFADAVENDKETPVTGMDGLYPVLMAAAATKSLKEGRPVKIEEVEGR from the coding sequence ATGAAAGCAGGAATTATCGGAGCAGGCAGAATCGGAAAGGTACATGCAAAGAATATATCTATGTTTGTGCCGGAGGTGGAGATCAAGACAGTTGCGGACCCTTTTATGAATGAGGAGACAGAGAAGTTTCTGAGAAAATGCGGTGTGCAGAACGTGACAAAGAATGCGGAGGACATTTTTCAGGATGAGGAGATCGAGGCAGTTTTGATCTGTTCTTCCACAGATACGCACTCTAAATATATTATAGAAGCAGCCAGGGCAGGAAAACATATTTTTTGTGAAAAACCGATAGACTACGATTTGGACAAAGTAAGAGAAGCGATCCAGACTGCAGAGGATGCAGGTGTGAAGCTGCAGATTGGATTCTGCCGCAGATTTGACCATAATCACAGAGGGGTTTATGACATGGTGCAGTCCGGCAGAGTGGGGAAAGTGCAGATGATCAAAATTAGCTCAAGAGACCCGGAGCCACCTGCCATTGAATATGTGAAGGTGTCCGGCGGGATTTTTTATGATATGATGATCCACGATTTTGATATGGCCCGTTTTCTGGCAGGAGGTGCTGAGGTAACCGAGGTTATGGCAGCAGGCTCTGTGCTGATCGACCCAGCTATCGGGGAAGCGGGAGACGTGGATACGGCTGTTGTCGTGCTGAAGTTTGACAACGGGATCATCGCAACCATTGACAACAGCAGAAAGGCTGTCTATGGGTATGATCAGAGAGTGGAAGTGTTCGGTTCCGAAGGATGTGCCCGCAATGAAAATGATGTGCCGAATACAGTTAAACTCTCAGATGCCGTGGGAACCAGTTGTGAGAATACATATAAGGTGATGTGGGACCGCTATACAGGTGCATTTGTATCAGAAATTCAGGCATTCGCAGATGCTGTGGAAAATGATAAGGAGACACCGGTTACCGGGATGGATGGACTGTATCCGGTACTGATGGCAGCGGCGGCCACAAAATCCCTGAAAGAGGGAAGACCTGTAAAGATTGAGGAGGTAGAGGGAAGATGA